In the Azospirillum humicireducens genome, CAGCCCTGTTGAGCAAGACCGAGACCTCCACACCGCAGACGGGAGAGCGCCCATCTGGGGGCGGAGTGCGGAAAACCTGCTTAGAGCGACGGCCGCAAAGACGACGGCAGGCTCCGGATTGATCGGCCCCGCGACGACAGGACCATCGAAAGCGCCACCGGCCCAAGCGACGGCGGCGGTATCGACGAACGTCCCATACCGCTCGACATCCGCGAGGTTTCCAACCGCAATGTCGGCGTGGATGGAGCCAGGGAGCGGAAATAGTGTGAAGGGCGAACTATTGTCGACCGCTGACCGACCGCGGCCTGCGACAATAGTTCGCACCTCCGTTAATTGGGGAAGCTGATACGGAAATCGTCAGGCGGCATTGCGTGGACCGCACTTCTTAGGGCAGCGGCTCTGCCCTATCTTAAGCCTCACAAGGCAAACAAATTCCAAGGGAGCGGACGTCTCTCACCTAACGTGGAGATTCCCAGAGCCATGAACACTAATTTCGACGAAATTCGCGATTCCCGCAGTCAGGCAGAGATCGTGCTGGCCGCTCGCAAGATGCGCGCCGAGTACCTGCGCGAGCTGTTCGCCAGGCTGCGCGCCACCCTGTCCGGTGACCGTGCCGGCCATGGCCCGGCCGCGCTGAGCCCCAGCGCGCGCTGACCGCTTCATTCCCGCCCGGCGGCGGGATGGGATCGAACACAGAACCGTAAAACGGACAACGGCACTGCGCAACGCCGCGCGGTGCCGTTGTCCGTTTCAGGCTGCAAGGAATGCGGACAGGAAGAACAGGAGCTCAGGCCTGTTCCGATCCCGGTGCGCCTGTGCTCCACAGCAGCCCCAGAACCAGCCCCTTGCAGCGCGGCAGCAGAAGCAGCGTCAGCACCAGGGTCAGCAGCGGCCAGACGGTCAGATGCACCCAGGTCGGCGGTTCGTAGCTCTGTTCGACCGACAGCAGGGCCGGGATGACGATATGCCCGACGATGAGGATCGTCATCCAGGGCGGCGCATCGTCGGCGCGCAGATGCCCATAGGCCTCGCCGCAGGCGGCGCAGCGGTCGACCGGCTTCAGGAAGTTCCGCAGCAGCCGGCCTTGCCCGCAGTTGGGGCAGCATCCGATCAGGCCGCGGAAGGACGCGAGAAACTTCGACGGGGCGGCTTCGGTTCCAACGGTCATG is a window encoding:
- a CDS encoding RSP_7527 family protein, encoding MNTNFDEIRDSRSQAEIVLAARKMRAEYLRELFARLRATLSGDRAGHGPAALSPSAR
- a CDS encoding DUF983 domain-containing protein; translated protein: MTVGTEAAPSKFLASFRGLIGCCPNCGQGRLLRNFLKPVDRCAACGEAYGHLRADDAPPWMTILIVGHIVIPALLSVEQSYEPPTWVHLTVWPLLTLVLTLLLLPRCKGLVLGLLWSTGAPGSEQA